The Cinclus cinclus chromosome Z, bCinCin1.1, whole genome shotgun sequence genome contains the following window.
cttctgtgaaaccTCAGCATTTCACCCTATTCATTTGCACTTTTAATTTGGTATGTATGTTACTGAGTCAGTTTCCCTCACTATGTGCTCCATGTCAAGGTCACATACATATCAATCTGTAAATTATTCCAGGATCCCCAAGGCAAAGCAGTGTATACATAGCACATAAGTAACTGAGCAGGACAACCCAACGACTTTATTATTTGAACAGTTGTCTAGTATGGAAAATATCTTCAGAAACacatataatttaaattaatctgtTGTTCCTCTCTTCCTGTTCCTTTTACTAGCTTCTGAAAATAGCTTCAGATGTTGAAGTGATTCTCAGAACTTCTGTTATTCAGGCGGTTCACACAGATTCTGACAAAATAGGTGAGTAAACCTGCATGCTAAAAGTATACTTAAATATGCTACAGTTTAATAAATATATGTAGAATGTGAAAATGAGGAAAGGAATAGTAAGGCAAATAGCCTGTTATTCTCTGCCAAAATTCTTAATGTAAGCTATTCATTAATATCACTACCTAGGACAAGTGGAGGTTTCAAAAGTACAGAGTTCCCATACAGATGTTTTGAAGTATGGAGGCTGGTAGAAAATAGGCAGATATTGGTTTTAATGCACTCAACTGGCTATAACTATTAAGAAGGTAAGCAATTAGATATCTAGTCAGCATGCATGTATAGGCTAGTCAGTCAGCATATGTCTGAAGGCAGTAGCCATGGTTACCTATCTGTAGGTGCTTGCCCTACCAGATATGGAGGAGCTGCCTGAGAAGCATTAGCAAATGCTGTATGTACACTGACCATAGAATAGCTTTTTCTTTGACAACTGAGTGttcatttctaaaatatttttccaacaATTTCAGTTTCAGGTTATGCTGTGTGAACGATCTGTGACACAGTGATTACCTCAGTGTAAAGCGTATCAAATTCTGTTCCTGGTTTAGCAGTTCTTTTATCTTGCagtcaaaaagaaaagtagTTGGTAGACTTAGCATACAGCTGTGTAGTAGAGAATACAGGAAATCTTTATCTGTGCACATTGTTTCCTTTTACTTCTGTTTAGTGTTGTCTGTAAAGTTTTGTACCAATTTTCAGTTTTAGGTTTGGTAAAACATTTGACTTTAATACAGCAATTACAATCAAGGCCTAAGATAAATCTGGACTAGTGTCAAGTCTTCCACGGTGATTCCAGGCAGATAACAGCTGAAGAATAGGAACAGACAAAGTGAATTTGTATCTCTTCCAGCTGTTCACACCTGGCAGCACTTCCTAAGTCGGGTTGTTTTCCGGTTTAATTACCTTCAATCTGAACCTTCAATCGGCTTTTCTCCAgttacttttcattttcaccAAGCTGTTCATGAATTTTTAAGTTCTttactttctcctttttgttcACTTCCCCCATGCAACAGCTCTCAGAAACAACAGGTAAATGCCTGTGATTATTCTTGCTATTCATTGCACTCTGTGAGCAAGGAGGCATTTATACGCAGCAAAGGCATAATAATgttctctttcattttcaagTGGATTCCTGCTAAGTCAGTGCTAAGTGTAAATCTAATTTTTGGCTGCCAAGCATACactttatgtatttattttttttaaattgtactCATTAAACTCATCAGAGTGATCATAATAAATTCTGAACTTACTCCCTTTGTGAAGTTAGTATTTTTCTTGATCTGTGTGCATTACATGTCTCTAGGTATAATTCTGTCCTTCAATTTACTCAGTCAAGTCTTAAGCGTGTCTTGCTACTTTTCACAGTAAGacattttcttaattaaattGTTCAGGACggtaaaattaaaaaccttttctttgGAGGTTACTTACAAATGTTGAACAGTGACATGTCAACAGAAATGCCTGTAGAACTCCATGTTTGACATCACTTCAGTCGATGATGTGATCATTTATTGTTCATGTCTTACAGTTTAACTAGTGACTTATCTGTGCAAGACTTCTGTCATAATAAGACTGTTGTTTTATAAAAACATTGACTGAGGGGACTTCAGGGAATCCAAACACATTGTGGTAACTTCTGAAGCACCATTCAGAGAACTCCAGCAAGGACTGTAAGGCAAAACTTCCCTTGCAAAAGCCTCATAGATTCATGTGCAAATACTAGCCTATATTCTAATCCTGTGTAAGTGTGTAGGGATGGGGTTAGGACAGCCAGGTGTATCAGCAACAGCAGGACGAGGAGAGAAAACGTGGGCCTGCAGCTCAGTAGCACAGGGGATTCAGTAACAAAGGACACAGAATAGTCAGTTCTGTGACAGTATAGTGGCAGTAATTTTCTCTGTgagctttcttttcctgttgccCTTTAAAATATGTATGACAAGATAAACATTACAGATTGGATTCCAAGACTTGGTGGGGAGACCTAAATCAAATCCAGTACTCATTTTTGAAACTGCCAAAGTAAGCATAATATGACACAGGattgaaaaaaatgtcattcaTCCCCCTGCTAAAAGTGAATGCAgaactttataattttttatggCTTTGTAATATCAACATTTTCAATGCTTATAAAAGGAGACAGGAAAACGTTATTGTGAGCAGCTGAAAGTAAAGTCTTAGTATGATTTTGTCATAGATAGATACCATGATGCTACTTGTACACTTAGCAGAAGTTCAGATCCTCATTTTAGTAACTAGATATTTTGTTTGTAAATGTAAAAACACCTTTAGAATTTGAAGTAGTATTTTCCATAAGGTTACAGTCttactggcttttttttttttctttttttctgtttcagtacTCATACCCAGGAAAGATCTGCTACAGGACAACACTCCTTACTTAGATAAACCAACGAAAAAGCAAGAATCCTGAGGAAATACTGTTACCAGGAAAAAAGAGACTGAAATCAACTCACTGATTTTATTGAGTGCTGGGATATCATCATGCCCTTGTTCTGTGGAAGATACTAATACTTTCACAGAACTTAGAAGTACACTGCTGAATTGTGTTATCAGCCTGGAATGTTTCTATGACAGCTATCAGACAGAGATTTTTTCCCAGCAGTCCAGAGTTTTTCAAAgctatataaaaattaaatggagtACTTAATAATGGtaatacttatttttaagtTGTCAATCATAAGCTTTTTTGAAGTAATGAAAATTCATCTTGTGGCATTTAATGTTAAATTTATACTTTGCACCAAAAGCATGATTTCTGAAGTTTGTCATTAATTATACACTTGTACACTGTGATGCTTGAGGGAGTTCTTAAAGGTTTAtctgaataaattatttgtgttttacAGATGGGAGAGCATGCGtagtgtttttcttctcctacACTCTGGAATGAGCAAGAATGTTAGAGTTCTCAGATGACAGCACAAGAGAACCCAGCCACAACATAACCTTAGGATGCTGGTTTAGATCATATGGTTTACGAATTTAtggtttgtgttttaatttgtaATCGCTGAGTAGCTGAGgcattttccaaagaaaaggGCCTTGCTGTTTAGTTGCAAGTGAACTTGCCTAGAGTGAATATATAAAAAGTTTGATTAGTAAGCtaataatttgcttttattttaaggatACTTCCTTGCTTCTTGTGAAATTCATCACAATGATCTGTTTGATTCTGTTTTCATTGGAAGGAGGTACAACTGCAGTGATACACAGAATCTTTCCTTTGTGAAATTGATAGCAGGCACCAGCCTAGGATCTAAATACCTCACACAGGAGTGAGGTAGTCTGATAATACATCTCACCTCATAAGTCCCGCTGTATCTGTTTGCTTTCAGTCTCCAAGATGTCAGAATTGCTTATCTGTGGGTGTATGGATTTGGTTTGACTGGCTGAGTAAACCAGAAAACTAGTGCCTTCATCCAGTCTCTTTTTCTCACAAAGAATGTCAGTGtgacagctgctgctttctttaaaacagtTGCCTTTGGCTTCAATGGCcagggcagccagcagcaaaTACATCTGTCAGTAACCTTCTTTGAATTGCACTGATACTCCCTGCACTGTAGCTAGAAGGCAGCAGGCACATGATGGGAGATAGATTGAAATTATTGCAGTTCTTGGCATTTGTTATATTCTAGTGGCTCCACTATAAAACAAATGTCTCCGTTTGTAGGGGATGTCCTGTTGAAGGCCCCTGGTATTGTTTACTTCCTAAAGACAAGCTATATTCTATGTCTGGTTTCCcatcctcctgcagcctgtctccattgacttttttttcccatgaggGGCAAAAGAGAGTCATAtgccagaaagagaaaattcaagATAGTTGCAACAGTAAAGACAAAGTAGAGCATTGCCTCAGATTAAATTACTGACTTTtaagcagaaataattaaacAGGGGTCTGGCAAGACTGAGAAATTATATAACCATTAAGGTGTATGTCCCATGGCATTTTGGATTGGGGTGACTTCACCTTTCATAGCCACTGCTTTAGGCTCTGTGTGTAGCATTAGAGATTTCATCCTTGAGATGATTTTACAAAACAGGCCTGTAAGCTTTCACTCTTTTACTACTAATGTAAAAGGGTATTGCCTGTTACCATGCAAAATATGTGCTAAAAGACTTCAGTGATGTCAGTGGTAGATGGTGGTCTTCTATATGCTGCTTGAGGAAGCCACAAGTGGAGAAATTTTTCATGTGACTATTACTTTGGTATTGCTCTGCTGTCATGTGtttcagggttttatttttaggaaGAATACATCATTAGAAATACAGTAGGGAAGTGTCAACAGGATCAGGCTTGCAATTCAATGGGCATTTGTGTCTTTCATCTTACATATATCTTGAATACTCAAAATACAGAATGAGTAATTTGAATAACATACAAAACTGGTATTAAGTAAATTGTAAAAACAGTTGGTGCAGTTTATTCGTCTTCAGAATGATTGTTCTTACACACCTCTGCAGTATCTTTATGGTATGTGCATTAACATTCCATATTCCTACTGTCCTTGTGCATTCCTGGGCAGCAAAGACAAACCAGATTCTGCAGTGTTGAGGTGAAGAAAATCAAGATTATACAGAAAAGGCTATTGACATAAGAGACTGACAGGCTATTCCTTGCTTTTATTCAATGTGATCTTAAATAGGAATCCGGGGGGTATCTAGACCAGGGTATATAGGAATCCAAATATGTTACTGAGCCTAAAAAGATCTCAGAGTTGGTTGTTGTCTGGACCCAGTAAGTGTTTGCTTTCTTCAAATTTAACTTTTCAGTCTTGAAAGAATCACGGACCTGCTTAATGAGCAGCTGCTTAATTAAGGTAATTAAAGGCTTCTTCCTGCTGGTGGGTCATAGTGACAATACCCTTTATTTCATGCTTACCTGTTTGCATTCAGAACCCAGCCATCACCTCAgtttccatttccctttttaatttcactCTTGTGTGTGCATCTGTTCTTGATATGGCTGAGTTGGtgctcatatatatatattattattgactacaaataataaatatgaaGACAGGAACTATTGTTGCAATCTCTCTTTGCAAAGTTTGAAGTCTTAGCTGAGACTTTTCAAGTTATTACAGGGGTTTTCACTTAATAGCTTAGGAGGGGAAAAGGGTGATTGTTTACAACAAACTTTTGTTGAATAGGTTCACAGTAACAATTCAATCACATTAAAGTTTTTTAGGTTTACTGGAACAAcagaattttgaaagcaaatgcaTGTGCCTTTTCTTCTATTGTACATAACATCAATCATAAAATACATGCCTTAATGGTAATAGTTCTCTAAACTGTAGTTTAATCATATCTGTATACAAAAAATGAAACCATAGAGATCTTCTGCAGCCAGACAGGAGGTGCCCTAGGAAAAGCCTCAGTGTTTGTTCAGATGTGTGTGCTGGCCTTAAACTATTACAGTGTGCTCCGGTTCAGCTGTCACAGGCAAGAGGTCAGTGTGGTCTGAccagcacacactgctgtgcaGGGGGTGTGCCCATGACATGAACGGGGACATCAGCTGTACTGCTGAGCAGGACCTGGTGTTTTACAGGCGAGTTTCAGGTCTCAAGGTAGTCACATGTGTACAGAGTTTGGCAGAACAGATGTCACTTCAGTGATTCCATGCAGCAAAACTCTAAGCACTTCAGCTTTTGGAATCGTCTACTAGAGATGCAGCTGTTAGAGCCTTCTGCCTTGGTATTCTCTTTCATGAAGTGTTGACTTCATAAACACTGTAGCTTTACTGAGAGCATTAAATGCATCCAAAGAATATTTCTGGTTTCAATACCAAGTTTTGGTCTTGTGCTAATCACCTTTCCTGCTCATTTATTTAacagtttcaaaataaatggttttccagttcttttttttctgcaagatCAGGATAGAGATCAAGCATGGTATTAATATGTTTCTATAGTTTGATGATCATAAAACACAGGTGATAGATTTAATCTGTGAATTGATTGTGTGGGTAGAATTTGTGTTGAACTCTTAATGGTTTCAGGTGAAACAAGGTAGTTGTCCTAATTTAGCAGGGGAAAATTAATCCCCTTCTCTGTTCCTGTGCGCTTTGGTAAAGGAAGAATTTAGTTGCCAATTTTGCAGGGAGTGCTTTTAAACCACAAAGTGATTTTACAAAGACTTGATCTGGAAGTAGCATTAAAAATTTATAATGGAAAGGTGGTTTGTACCTTCCCTAAGGAGCTGAGTTGTCAATTTTTGAGGTAACATGAGATCAGCAAACCTGTGGCAACTTCAGTGACTTTTAGTCCTGCCAGCTGGGGGACCTGAAGTAGTCTGAGTGTTGCATAAAATTGTCAGCCCTGTTTGTATCACACTGGACTTGTAAATACAGCTTCAAGTACTGGCAGTTCTTTaaacttcctttaaaaaaggaaaaaaatattgacaattgaaaactaaaaataaaggcTGACCAGCTTACAGGAAGAGGTGAGACCTAATACTTCCCAACTTTAGATAACTCTTTCCAATCTACTTGCAAAATTCACTTCCAAATTCTGAAGTTTGGTAGGCTGTCAAATCTTTGATGTTTAGTCTTATGggaaaataattacttaaaGCACAAACAGGAACGTGAATTGAGTATTGAGGTTGGTATTTGGTATGAAGGACATTGACGTGCTGGAACATGTCCAGTGCAGGGCAATAAGGCTCCTGAAGGTCTAGAAAATATGTCTtatgaggagctgctgaaggagctgggttTGTTTAGTCAcaagaagaggaggctcaggggagatcTCATGGCTCTCTACATCTCCCTGGAAAGAGGCTGTAGtgaggtgggggttggtctcttctaCTGTGCCTGCAGTAAGAGGATCAGAAGAAATGACCTTCAGCTGAGGCAGGAGAATCAGATAAGATActagaattattttgtttcactgtTAGGGTACATCAGGCATTGGAAGAGGTTGTCCTggcaggtggtggagtcaccatccctggaggtgtttaagagGCATGTGCATTTGGTGCTGGATGATGTGGGTTAGTGGTTTAGGTGTtacagtggcagtgctgggttgatAGTTGGACTTGGCAATCttagaggtctcttccaaccttgatgaTTCTGTAGTTTTACAGTTATAaatttttgatattttgatGGTCAAAATCCAGTCATCTTTGAAGTTAAAATATATGTAGCTTCTTAGAGAGTAAATCTGTGGTGTAGATATCCAAATACCTAATTCTGCTGAAAGACTTTACTAGCAAAGCTTCTTTGccatgacatttttttcttccagcaagAATAAGTCTACGGAGAGGAAGAGAGGGGAAGGTCGTGTCTTTATACTTCAAAAAATATCAAGAAGTTTTAAATAATATGTTAAATAATATGGTCTTtttataaacaaatatttatatttagttAGAGCTTCACTAATCTGGTTTACCTCAAGATAGCAGAGTAAAAGCAcctatttttcaaattatgcTGTCCTTTTTCTTGCAGTGCATCCTTCAGGTTTTCATCTCATCTACATAAAAGGCTGTGTCTTGAATCCAGGATTAGTCAGGATTAAATAAACAGCTAGTGGAACAATGGCCTCTTGAACCTGAGGGGGAAGATGGCATGCTTTGTGCTAGGCCATAAAGGTGGGAAGAGTTCTGCTGTCACACCTGCTGCTGTAGCAGTGGCAGCTCTGTTCTCTGAGGTCAGTGGCTGTGGGTGAAggctggtgggttttttttgtttggttagggcttttttgtttgtttggttggttggttggggttttttttgtcagtgttatttttcatttttcctcagtAATTTTCCTCCAAACATGCTTTGTGGAAATACAAGCAGACAAGTGCTCTCACTGGATGCTGCAGTATTGTCCAATAGCAGCTGAGGTAACTCTGGCTTCTGCCAAACCAATAAATGAAGTCCAAAGTGAATAAGCATAGGAATGTGAGCAAGAGCATTAAGATGCATAGAAGGAAGAGTAAATGGAATAAAGGAACATTATGGACTAATTCTGCATGAGTGAAACAAAAATTTCCATGTACTAAGTGGTTCTTTAAACAGTTTTCCTCTATAGATAAATGTCAGGTTTTCATTGTTTAATTATAGTCTGCAGTGCAGACTGGAGGTGAACAGAAGACTGATTGTGTTTGGACTAAAGAGGAACAGAGGACTGAATATAGAAATAGTAAAGGTGAAGAGTATATTCATTTGTGCTTGGTCTGGCTTCATTGCAGTTATAATTAGAACTGCAGCATGTTCAGAAAGTAATTCCTTTGAGCAGAAAGGTTGAGGGTCAATTACCTGTTTTGCAgtcatttttctgtgtatttttgcctgtttctgctttattttaggTGCTTTCAGTAGG
Protein-coding sequences here:
- the LYRM7 gene encoding complex III assembly factor LYRM7; the encoded protein is MGSRGQVLKLFKLLHRTRQEVFKNDTKALEAARQKINEEFRNNRDETSEEKINELLKIASDVEVILRTSVIQAVHTDSDKIVLIPRKDLLQDNTPYLDKPTKKQES